One genomic region from Pyxicephalus adspersus chromosome 1, UCB_Pads_2.0, whole genome shotgun sequence encodes:
- the LOC140321807 gene encoding protein kinase C delta type-like, translated as MERAKVATCPGGENGVQSIGSRRIESPSPTPHSCYNKRETSDQSSSLNNEERKPIPEAPSCSANELEPTSLPSFIEEKIDRTRLSLDSFEVHGIIGEGGFGKVALVSHPASDKELAMKMVKKRRDPVGALTERHVLQITRNSPFTTNLYGTFQTEQHLFYVMEYIHAWR; from the exons ATGGAGCGTGCAAAAGTAGCTACTTGCCCGGGTG GAGAAAATGGTGTACAATCAATTGGCAGCAGAAGGATTGAGTCACCTTCACCGACTCCACATTCCTGCTACAATAAGAGGGAGACATCTGACCAGTCGTCCTCCCTGAACAACGAGGAGAGAAAACCAATTCCAGAGGCCCCATCATGCAGTGCCAATGAGCTTGAGCCAACCTCTCtacccagcttcattgaagaGAAAATCGATCGGACCAGACTGAGTCTTGACTCTTTTGAAGTACACGGGATAATCGGAGAAGGAGGTTTTGGCAAG GTGGCACTGGTATCCCATCCCGCCAGTGACAAGGAACTGGCCATGAAGATGGTGAAGAAACGTCGTGATCCCGTCGGTGCGCTGACAGAGCGCCATGTGCTGCAAATTACAAGAAACAGTCCCTTTACCACCAATCTCTATGGCACCTTCCAGACAGAG caaCATCTATTCTACGTCATGGAATACATACATGCCTGGAGGTGA
- the LOC140321809 gene encoding uncharacterized protein, which translates to MQLIKRVAPFEEDFLSANELEPTSLPTYIEEKIDRTTLSLDSFEVHRIIGEGSFGKSAKLTHVIFVLLWILRLLYGLQYLHIKGIVHRDIKPENILLDSAGHIXISDFGLAALNVFGSTRITGRTGSLPFMAPEVCADIPYNAVADYFSFGVLLYLMATAQYPFSSRDGDAAATMDAVCFSTVRYPRSMSSELQDFISRVKLRTHGKFFSPDNRYRPIIGRKSAVCTVGRRPSSDDRPGGSMDDGRRPILMKGKGRARSRVPLRRSPPPLSIEHERCCMYSIVHASCSLFSLERIVKDPFQREKLQVCTQLKYIQRFR; encoded by the exons ATGCAACTGATAAAGAGGGTTGCTCCATTCGAAGAGGACTTTCTAAG TGCCAATGAGCTTGAGCCAACCTCTCTACCCACCTACATTGAAGAGAAGATTGATCGGACAACACTGAGTCTGGACTCTTTTGAAGTACACAGAATAATCGGAGAAGGGAGTTTTGGCAAG TCAGCAAAGCTAACACATGTCATATTTGTTCTCCTTTGGATTCTACGCCTTCTGTATGGCCTCCAGTACCTTCACATCAAAGGGATCGTGCATAG AGACATCAAGCCAGAAAACATCCTTCTGGACAGTGCTGGGCACATTANGATCTCAGATTTTGGCCTGGCAGCACTTAACGTTTTCGGATCCACCAGGATTACGGGTCGCACTGGATCACTTCCTTTCATGGCCCCCGAG GTTTGTGCCGATATACCATACAACGCAGTGGCAGACTATTTTTCATTTGGAGTCTTGCTATATTTGATGGCAACAGCACAATATCCGTTTTCGAGCAGAGACGGAGACGCAGCTGCAACAATGGATGCAGTATGTTTCAGCACAGTGCGTTATCCACGTTCCATGTCAAGTGAACTTCAAGACTTCATATCaagggtaaagctgcgtacacacggcaaatttttctcgcccgataatcggtatcggccaattatcgggcgaaaatctgccgtgtgtacagtcggtcgtcgtccatcgtccgacgaccgtcctggcggatccatggacgatggccgacgaccgatcctaatgaaagggaaggggagagcgcgcagcagggtgccgctccgtcgctctccccctcccctctccatagagcatgaacggtgctgtatgtacagcatcgttcatgcatcgtgcagtcttttctcgttggaaaggatcgtgaaagatcctttccaacgagaaaaattgcaggtgtgtacgcagcttaagtatatCCAGAGATTCAGATAA